DNA sequence from the Corvus hawaiiensis isolate bCorHaw1 chromosome 6, bCorHaw1.pri.cur, whole genome shotgun sequence genome:
CAGGCTTTTTGTGGCCATGTGCATCCTTAGGCATGAGCTGGTTCTGCTGATCCCTGAggtgggcacagggctgtgacGGCACAAAGGGGCTGAGCGCTGGcgagaggcagggctgggatgtcaCACGGCTGTCCTGGCCCACAGCACTGTGACATCACCGCGCAGTCGCTGTGTAACACgggccagcacctgcagctgccagtgcaGTCGCGATGGGACGTGCCGGAGCCATGTGTGACGGTGTGGTCCCGGTGATTgtgcttgtcctgctgctggccactgtGGCTGTCTGGTGGGCCGTTGGCCACTGGCAACCACGGAGGCGGCAGACAAGGACAGCGAAGAGGCGCAAGCGCCCCGGGGTGCAGCCCAGAGGCTCACGGAGGAAGCGAGGAGCCCCTGCGGCTCCCAGGTCCTCCAGGCCTCGGGCGACCCCTCGCAAGCGGCCACGTGCTCCCGCGAgccccctgcacagcccctgcagctgcgGCCCCTGCGTGGCCGtggcccaggagctgcaggaactgatgctgctgctctgggctcgcAATGGGACATGGGTGCCGCTCTACTCTGGGATGTGGCAGGCGTTGTGGAAAGaactggaggagctgctgaagcgaggccacctgccctgctgtggctcgtccagctcctccaggagcctCCATCCCTTCaagaggctgctcccagcaagaTTCTCCATCCCTGGGAGAGCCTCAAGCCTTGCAAGGACGGCACACCATCAGAGACCCGCCACCCAGGCAAGAAGCTCAGGCTGTCAGCGATCCTCCATCCTGCCAGGAGCGTCCGCTATCTCTGACAGCCTCCATCCCCCGCAGACGCTCAGTGAGACCTGTCGGCCTGCAGAAGGTGCAGAGCCTGTGCACAGGTCTCCCAGCTCCCTTGGACTCAGGGACTTCAACAACACGGGCGCAACCCTGACAACTGACGTTGCCACGGAAAGCCCAGGGGTCCAAGTGGGAGCCCAGCCCGATCCAGGGGAGCCTTCTCAGGAGCAGGTGGCGGAGCAGCGAGTGAGCTGGAGCCAGCAGTTGCCggcccacagctcccaggacGCTGTGCCGGCTGTGCCAGCTGGCAACAGCCCGTGCCTGGTGGCGGAGACGACCCTCAAGACACCCAGGAGGTCCCTCCATCTCCAGGAAGCTGCTCCGAGACGGCCACCGACTACCAGGAAGGCCTTTCTGGTAGCAGGTGAGATCTTCTGAGGAGCTGTCTGAGGCTCTCCCGGGGCTCTTGAGGGGCAtccccaggccaggccagggccCTTGAGAGCAGCCGAGTCCCTGGCTGCTTCCAGTGCTTCTGATGCCACGGCTTCAAAAAACCCCTCCCTGGTTTGCAGCTGCTCCTGACACCCCCCTGTGCGAGTCCTCGGGCTGTAGCCCCGGCCGTCCTCAACAGCAGAGTCCAGCCCACGACGCCGGGGACAGCGACGgtgccgccctgccccgctgccctccGGCTCCTGCAGCCGCCTCTGCgcgctcccctgccccagctctgccgcTCGCCAGCCCGACGGCCGCAAGGCGGTGGCCGCTGCCCGGCGCGCAGCAGGAAGCAGGTCAGAGCAACGTGGCCCGCGGTGGCTCGGCCCGCTTCACTCGCGGGCACTCGGCCGGGGGGGCCCTGGGCGCAAGGCTGATGGCTCGGTCTCGGTCGCAGGGCAAAAGaagaagctgcaggagctgtacCAGCTGGGCCCGCAGCTGGGCAGCGGTGGCTTCGGCACCGTTTTCTCGGGCATCCGCCTCTCGGACGGGAGCCCGGTAAGTGGCCGGGACGGCGGGGCGCGGGAGGAGGGccaggggcggggcggggcagggctTGAGCTCAGCCCCGTCTCTCGTGGccttgcaggtggccatcaaacgCGTGGCCCGGGAGAGCGTCCTGCAGTGGTAcgagctggtgagtgagcgGGGCCACCGCGACAGAGCGGGGCGTGGCGGGCAGGGATAAGGCCGGGGCCCCGAGGGCGGGAGGCGGCGcagggcggggggagcgggcgTGGGCTCAGCGTGCGAGCCGGAGCATGGCGGGCCCGGGGATGCCAAACACCGGAGGtggggccgggcaggggggCACCCCCCAAGCATCCCCCTGGGCGGGAGGAAGCCCAAGCACCAGGGAGGCTGCCCGAGGGGGCACTGGGGCATCCCAGGCACGGGGCAGCGCAGCCACAGGGCGGCATCAGGCCTGCTGGAGGCACCGTCTCCTCCTCACAGCCCGACGGCACCCGTGTTCCCATGGAGATTGTGCTGATGGAGAAGGTGGGCTCTGGCTGCCACAACATCATCCAGCTCCTCGACTGGTTTGAGCTGCCTGACAGCTTCCTGCTGGTGATGGAGCGTCCGGAGTCATCGCAGGATCTCCTGgccttcctgctggagcaggggttCCTGTGCGAGGAGATGGCGCGCTGGCTTTtctgccaggtgctggaggccgtGCGGCACTGCACCGCCTGCGGCGTCCTGCACCGGGACATCAAGCCGGAGAACCTCCTCGTGGACCCGGAGAGCGGCGACCTGAAGCTCATCGACTTCGGTTGCGGCACCTTCCTCCAGGAGCAGGCCTTCACGCGATTTGCCGGTGAGCCCACAGGCCGGGCCCCgctcccagtgccaggcacCGCACGGCCCCGTTCCCTCCTGGGCTGCGGGGTGCGGCATTCAGCCGGCTGCCGGCTGCCCTTTGGCACGGGCCAGATGCTGTGCCCCAGGAGCCGGCTGCCGGCCCTGCCCACAGAGGGGGGCTGCCAAAGCCAGGCCCCGGCCGCTCGGCTTGGCAGGCCCGCAAGGGCTTGGGCTGCTCCGCTGGCCTTGTTTGCCTTGCAGAACGGTTTCCTGGCTTTGGCCAATTGGCTGGGGGACGCCGGGTGGCCCCGGGGGGAAGTTGTGGCCACCGGTGCAGCCCCTGCTTCCGCCAGGAGGCTGGCACCAGGCTCTGGAAGGCAGCAGCCTGCGCCTGGACAGCGCCGCCTGTGTCCCCTAGGAACACACATGTACAGCCCACCCGAGTGGATCTGCCTTGGCTGCTACCACGGCCATTCGGCGACCATCTGGTCCCTGGGCGTGCTGCTGTACGTCATGGTCTGCGGGAACATGCCCTTCCAGGAGGACCGTGACATCGTGTCGGGGCAGCTCTTCTTCTGGCAGCAGGTCTCTCCAGGTTGGTGTCCGGCCTCAAGAAGGCAGGCTTTGGCAGATGGCACCGCGCAGCCCAGCGTGGCCCTCACGCAGCTCCGCGGGAGGTCGATCTGCCCTCAAGGGCTGGCCGCAGGCGGCGGCCCGTGACCACGGGGTCGGCGTGGCCCGCTCGGCTGAAGGAGGTGGCGCGTGTCCTGCCGTGCCGCTGTCCCGCAAAGGGCAGAGTCAGCCGGGAGGCCggcacagctctgagcacacgCAGCACGGCCCGGGCCCTGCGGGCGccgggagcagctgggcaggagccttCTGCAAGTGACCGGCGCTTTCTGGCTTCTCTCCCCAGAGTGCCAACATCTGATCCGCTGGTGTTTGTCCAAGCACCCCGCGGACAGGCCAGCGCTGGAGGAGATCTTGCGCCACCCTTGGGTGCGGGGCAGGCGTCTTTGATGCCTTGCCGGAGCCTCTGCAGCACCCGGTTACCGAGTCCCACGCAGGACTGAGGACTCGAGTGTCATCCCTGAAATCCCTAAttagcttggtctttgcatgttTAGTGCTTTAATTAGTTGATTTTGagttaaatatgttttaattgaatgttaaaattaacccatcagcccaggtacagaAATCAAGTTCTGTTATTAGTGTTCTAAATggttcaaagcagtttgtttgcaccattcccagttaaaaatcccccAGTTAAAAGTTTCCCAGTTAAAACCCCTTTTCAAACTTTAAGCCACTTGTACACTATAAGAGTTATTTTTCCCATGTTCATTGTATACTTTTTTGTATACATTGTATACATTACATTGTATACTACTAATGTTTTAAGATGTAggagatgtattttaatatttttttaaggcaCGCTTCAGAGCAAGCGCAGAGATCACTGCAGATTAGATGTAGTGGACGCCAGTGCTGGGTGTTAAAGCCTTACTCCTATTAAGgagcttttaataatttttccttgaCTTTTGGATTAgctaaaagtcagcccagcactgcaagttcttcCACCAgaggtccagtgctgtctaAGCCTGAAGATCTCTaatccctgcgctcctggggcatacctcCTGAGCcactaggatcccaaatttttatatttttctaattcttgtaattttccagtttttctgtttttaataaattattttaatttttctaagagttgtctcattccTCACACGAGAAATAAAAGCACCACAAAGCCATGCCGGGGTGTCAAGTCTGGTCCTGGTTAGCAACTTCAGCTAAAGAACCCTCTTGGGAAAAGGGGTAATCAGAGTGTTCCCTTCAGCCTCTGTCAAGCTTTTGATGCCTTTCCTCCAGGCACCATGGCAGTTTTGTGTCTTCAAGCACAGGCTGTAGTacaggcaggaggggctgtAACAAGCCAAGAAATGCAACAGTGAAACAACAGCCGCCCTGTCAAACTGAGGCGGCCACTTGGGTTCACCTGAAGTGATACCTGGGCTCATGTGTGCATTCCAAGGGCCAGCGGGTGGCaggcacagagatgctgctcctCTCCAATGCTGGGAGAAGAATCAGAAATGGCAAAAGGTCATTTCAGGTTGAGCCCTGACaaaattcttcctctttcctccaCTGAAatggcaggcagggctgggccttTGACCAGCTGGGTCTGCAGCCTCGTAAGCCACGGGCATGGAGCCCATGGGAAATGTTGAGATGCTGGAGTTGCTCCCATGGTGCTGGGCTCATTGTAGCCCCCAAGTAATCTTTCTCTAGCCTCAAAACAACTGATGGAGATGGAAAGTGCAGTAACCAGTCTAGCCACAGGAAAGCACCCAGGTGCCTTCCCTGGCCCTGTGGGCAGGTGCCAGCTGCAAACCTGTGCCACCTTCTGTCTACTGCCCTGACCTACCAATACAGGCTTTGGGAAAAAACCATACTTCTTCATAAATGAGGAAGGGGCGGTCAATAGctaactcatgtaagcacaggttaactattgggagacagcaaatgttagttcagacagcagatgttaattacaaaacCTAAGAAACCGAATTCgccctaatcttgtcaagatagagggCACAAGGATTATCTCAGAGACCgctgaatcattcctcaaaggactacgcatgcccagggagaaaggtgaaaagtgcactGTGAGGAAGACTACTGGTCTTcgtcagaaagacccccgaggaagaggagaggcctTCCTCAGCGCGACCACCAGGACACGCAGCGCATGCGTGACCCgtatgctaatgatattaatgacttccgAGAAATCATTTGTACAACCATGcctgtcccaaggaatgtgatgaatagtCATCATTTAACCcataatactgtgttgtagGGAGCACCGGTGTGCgtgtttggaggagcgatccccacaCACCCGGCGTgccgaataaagcaaatactcacttctctgactctgtctctgaagcgtCTCCTGGCCCGGTTTCGGCACGATTCATAAATGTGCCtgctctttccattttcttcccttttatttgGGCTGCTGACCCTCTTGTGCCTTGAATGGCTCTCCAAGCCTCTACCGGAAGGCCTGACCTGAGCTGTGATCCTTCCAGCCAGGACCCCACTGTGAGGGGATGGCGAGAGTCCTGTGTGTCAGCCCTGGtctggaggctgagctgggggtGATAATTACCCCTTTTCTGATGACCTGTGAGTGATGACTTCCAGTTCTCCAAGAGCCATGGCACGTttcctccaggagcaggaggcCCCCATGTCCTCCACAGCCCTGGGACACCTCAggcccttccctgctctgcccaggccCAGAGCCATCGAGAGCTGGCGGTCTCCGGTCACCCCATGCCGGGGTTTGTCCTCAGGCCAGAGGAGATGGCATCGCTCTGGGGGCTGCCAGGGTCCCACCTCACCTGGGAAGCTTGTGGGTGTTTGACACCTGTGGGTGTTTTCCCAGGTTATCCCCATTTCTTCGCGGGGTGACCACTTGCCCCTCACAGACTGCCCTAAAATGGCggcccctccctcaccctgcgcTCATTatgaggggacactggggctcGGCCACGGGTGGAAACGCTCCCAAATGGCCTTGAACTCCTGTGGCAACCATGCCAGCAAGGAGGTGGCACTACTCCTTTCAGGGAATTgtggagagccagaaggtccccctTGTgcccccttttctccaggctgagccccccagctccctcagccgctcctcatcagacttgtgctccagagccttGACCAAGGGACCGCTTCCAGCTGCGGAGGCACAACCCCCCGAAAAATTCGCCAGCAGAAAAGGGTCCTTGTCTGACAGAAGCCGGGGGGATCCTGTGCGAAAACGAGAGAGTTTTTCGCTGTGGCTGCCTCGGTAAAAGGGAAGGAGCCATTTCAGGCACAGCTCAACAAGCCCGGGAGCTGCCGATCTGCCCGCCCAAGCGGCTCCGCAGCGGCCGGGGCAGCTCAGGAATGGCTCCCCTGGGCTTCCCCggtcccgccccgcccgggccgtgagtgcccggccccgccccgcagcCGTGCCCAGGAAGCGGGAGCAGGAAGCTGCGGGGCCGCGGCGATGGCGGGCAGCGGCCCGGCGGTGAGCGGGGAGCCCGCGGGCAGTgccggggctggagcggggctgggacccggcgctgcccgggccCCGGGGTTGCGGAGCGCGGCCGCGGGCCCCTGGCAGGCGGCGAGGGCCGGGCCGCGGTGCCGCCGGGGTGTGGCGGGCGCTGCCGGGCAAGAGCCGTCCGTGTCGTGCCCTGCGTGTGCCTCGTCTGTTCCCTCGCATGGGCTTTCAGGCTGCACGGGCGGCACTGCGGCTCCCAAGTGCGTTTAAAACCCTCCGCAAGGCCGTAGGTGTTGGTTCTGGTGTGGCAGCGCTGTTgtggctgaggctgctgtgtCGGGaaccagctctgcaggctgctgcatAAAAGGATTAGTCTCTTGCCAGGTGGTTTTACCTGTGCTTTGAATTAACCTCTTCGTTTGTATTGACAGAACCTGACACACACAGTGAGTGCTTCTGGTAAAGAGGGCGGTGTGTGTGGTGTGCAGCCGATAAATACCAGTGGTTAATAATTGTTTTGTTAACTGACAGTGTAAAAGCCATTGCCACGGGCCTCATCGACCTCATATGCACAACAGGCAGAGCGCCCATGGAGAGCAAGGTCTCCCAGGCCCATATCCCGTTGCTGAAGACCCCAGCAGCTGTGATATTGTCAAGGCTACACAGTAAGTACATATTCTGAGGGTGCAAGGTGTTGCAATGGATGGGAGTGTCCTCAAATGTGAGCCAGGCTGGATATTTTACAAAGGAAATGTCTTCAGTTTCGTTTTCTCCCAGTAGCGGAAGAAGAGAAATCACTTACAGTTGCTACTGTAAATAAAAGCATTCCAAGCAGCTTTCTTTAAATAGAAACTTCTCATCAAGGCACAGCCTCATTCTTTTTACAAGCCTTCCATTGAATGCAATGTGGAATTTGCTCAAGTAGGAACTGCTGGGTGGTCTTTCTGATATGTGTTTTTTCTCTAGGATGCAACTGTTTCCAGACTGGAGAATACTGAAGAgatgtgggagacagaggagtaggAACTCTtgcaattaaaggaggctttgatttacaaccctggaagagactaggtctggcttaattgacagagatttgtggactttaagcaaaaggattacaaacttgtgttcctatcattataagtaaaattgtacactgggtgttttggtgaagggttttaaaatataatagtgtgGTTTTATATAGTTGaagttaagaatgtagatggtataagagagacatctgtgtgtacgtgacatgagaagttattggtcaagacatagctgcattgcagtgagaagtgccacaggtgataggtcatTAATGTAAAACAAAGTGTCATTTTAAGTatctattggattagaaagttataaattacaaTGTAACCCTAAATCTTGTGACTAGTCGCCATTACTCGGAGGTGTTGTAAAATCTCACGCCTCGACTGATgcgtttgttattttaaacaataaatttgTGTAATTGCATAGTCCCATCCCTTATTTTCCTCCGACACATGAAGCGCGGGAACGGGCAAGTGGTGCCCGGTGTGCGGCAGATTTACAGTGCAGAAGTCGGAGTAGGATGAAGAGGATTCCCCCGGTCGACGTGAATTAGCCGAACCCTGAAACGAAGGGTGATCCGGCGAGAGCTGAAGCTGAAAGGAAGCTTAAACGGAGGGTCGCGGGCCGATTTCTCCAAAGCACGCCGGTAGGAGAACTGTCTTCAACGTTGAGTGGAGGCAGGGGCCGGGGAGGTTAAGAGATGGGTGAGaatatttcaaaagaacaaaGGGATGTTTATAATAAGTTAGATGCCTTGCTGAAGTTACATTCTGAGCCTCTTCCCAGCAAAGAAGTGAAAGATTTATTGCTTTGGGTTTTCCGTAATTGCCCTGACGTTGATTTTGACCTCCTTCTTACTAAATCATTTTGGGATGATACTGCAACTAGACTTTACGATCCCTATTCAAAACGCAATAAGGCGGTGGCTGTGTTAATCCCTGCTTGCCGGGTGGTGATAGAATTGTTGAACAGCTCAGTGATTAGTAGCGGCTCTGAAATTTTAACTGCGCCATGGGCTCCCTCGCAGTCGCCCCCTCCGGCCGCTTGCGATATTGCACCCGAAAGGGCGGGTGGTGAAGAAAGAGGGGGGAGCCCTCGGAAGTGACGTATGGTGCCGGAGGGCGGGAGGCCCCGGAAATTACATCTCAGGAAATGACATCTTCGGAAGTGATGAAAGCAGAGATGGATGCCCCCATGACAGCTCGGAGGGTTGCCGGTAGCACAGCAGATGTGCAAACTCAGGATGAGTGTTTGCCATCAGTGGATGAATCTAATTTAAGCCTTCAAGATATGAATAGGCTTTCCTCTGCCGAtaagcagagagaaataaatctaAGAGAAAAGCTTGTTTTAACAAATTGGAATGTTATACATCGGGAGGTATCTAAAGAGGATGATCTTGTCCCAGCTCGTAAATCGTTGTTAGCATTGCCGGTGAGAAATGAGAGAAGAGGAGCAAACCCGAGATGGAGGAAGCTCGTGACAGTGTTGTAACAGAGATTAAAAGGGCTGGACTTGAGATTTCTACATCAAAAATACAGGAAACTCCACCGTGGAAATATTTGGGATGGAAAATGACTGAACAGTCAATAAGGCCACAGAAAATACAGCTTCGAATTAAAGTTCATACTTTACACGATTTGCAGCAGCTTTTGGGAGAGATAAATTGGATTAGAGTTACTTTAGGGATTACCAGTGATGAACTTGCTCCAGTTTTTGATTTGTTAAAGGGAGATTGTGACATTACATCCCCAAGAACCCTCACACCTGAAGCTCTAAAGGCACTTGACAGAGTAACAGAGGCTTTTCAGAAAAGACAAGCACATCATTGTGTAGATTCACAACCATTCTTCCTTGCagtactgggggaaaaaatgcaattgtATGGTCTTATATTTCAATGGGATGCTTCTGCCAAGGATCCCTTATTGATAATagaatgggtctttttgcctTACAGATCTCCAAAAACAATCTTCACAACGATGGAAATGTTAGCTCAGATTATAATCAGAGGCAGGTCAAGGTTGTTAACTATGGCAGGCAAAGGGTTTGCTATAATTTATTTGCCTCTGAAGAAGCAATATTTTGATTGGGCATTACTAAACTCAGAAGAACTTCAGATAGCATTAGTGAATTATCCAGGCACTTGTTCTGTTCATTTCCCTAGTCATAACTTATTTCAGGCCAAATTAAGCTTTAGAGAAAGACCACTGTTAAGTGAAGTGCCTTTGGATGCTGTGACAATTTTTAGTGATGAATCAGGAAAGACATATCGCTCGGTGGTAATGTGACAAGACCCAGAAACTAAAACATGGAAACAGAATATTCAAATAGTAGAGGGTTCAACCCAGGTAGTAGAACTTGCAGCAGTAGTT
Encoded proteins:
- the LOC125328171 gene encoding serine/threonine-protein kinase pim-2-like, whose amino-acid sequence is MLLLWARNGTWVPLYSGMWQALWKELEELLKRGHLPCCGSSSSSRSLHPFKRLLPARFSIPGRASSLARTAHHQRPATQARSSGCQRSSILPGASAISDSLHPPQTLSETCRPAEGAEPVHRSPSSLGLRDFNNTGATLTTDVATESPGVQVGAQPDPGEPSQEQVAEQRVSWSQQLPAHSSQDAVPAVPAGNSPCLVAETTLKTPRRSLHLQEAAPRRPPTTRKAFLVAAAPDTPLCESSGCSPGRPQQQSPAHDAGDSDGAALPRCPPAPAAASARSPAPALPLASPTAARRWPLPGAQQEAGQKKKLQELYQLGPQLGSGGFGTVFSGIRLSDGSPVAIKRVARESVLQWYELPDGTRVPMEIVLMEKVGSGCHNIIQLLDWFELPDSFLLVMERPESSQDLLAFLLEQGFLCEEMARWLFCQVLEAVRHCTACGVLHRDIKPENLLVDPESGDLKLIDFGCGTFLQEQAFTRFAGTHMYSPPEWICLGCYHGHSATIWSLGVLLYVMVCGNMPFQEDRDIVSGQLFFWQQVSPECQHLIRWCLSKHPADRPALEEILRHPWVRGRRL